Genomic DNA from Ilyobacter polytropus DSM 2926:
AACATTAACACTTAGATACTGCTGTCCAGAAGATAACATCTGACCCCAGGATGAAGTTGGGGGCTGGATACCCAATCCAAGAAAAGATAAACCAGCAACAGTAAGGATAATATCACCTATCCTCAAAGTTGATAAAACGATTATAGGTCCTATACAATTTGGAAGAATGTGTTTTGTTATTATATGCAAGTCCGGTATAGCCATAACCCTTGCAGCAGATACATAGTCCATCTCTTTAACAAGTAAAACGGAACTACGGACAACCCTTACAAATCCCATTATACCCGTCAAACTAACAACAATAATTAAGTTTATCAGTCCTGTCCCAAAAGTTGACATAAGAACTATCGCCAGGAGAATAAAGGGAATCGAATTCCAAATCTCAACTATTCTCATTATTATATTGTCTACTTTTCCTCCATAATATCCAGCTGTTAACCCTAGTATGGTCCCTATTAAACTGTTTATCATAACCGCAAGAACACCTACACCCATAGCCACTCTCGAACCATACAAGGTTCTAGAAAAAAGATCCCTACCAAATTCATCAGTACCAAACCAATGAGCCTTACTA
This window encodes:
- a CDS encoding ABC transporter permease encodes the protein MEKIREQEQIKSKWDMALKKLKKNKNSMLGLGIITLMIYIVMLAPFLATYNPVEIDWSSISQGPSKAHWFGTDEFGRDLFSRTLYGSRVAMGVGVLAVMINSLIGTILGLTAGYYGGKVDNIIMRIVEIWNSIPFILLAIVLMSTFGTGLINLIIVVSLTGIMGFVRVVRSSVLLVKEMDYVSAARVMAIPDLHIITKHILPNCIGPIIVLSTLRIGDIILTVAGLSFLGLGIQPPTSSWGQMLSSGQQYLSVNVWMSVIPGICILLTVFGFNLFGDGLRDALDSKLID